CAACAGAACCCGGGACATCCCCGCTCGAGCGGTGCCAACCACTTTGTGATCATTCAGCCATGATCATTGGCTAACAGAGCTCACTGGGGTTCATCCTTAGTTCATTTGCGGTTCCCTAGCGTCGAACCACCAACTCAAACTGTCCCAACGAGGAGACTTCCATGCGTGCGTTGCTTCGTCCCGCTCTCACTGCGCTCGGCGTCGCGTGCCTTCTATCGGCAGCATCGGTTGCCTCCTCCGGCACGGCGCTCGCCCAGGCCAAGCAGCAGGCCGCCCCCAGCCAGGCCGCGCCGGCACAGCCACCCGCGCTGAAGCAGATCGCGCTCACCGACAAGCAGATCGATGGCGTGCTCGCCGCGCAGAAGGACATGGACGCGATCACCGAGAAGCTGCCGGAGAACACCGCGCCGGACCAGAAGGTCATCGCCCAGCTCGACGGCGTCGCCAAGAAGCACGGCTTTGCGAGCTATGACGACTACAACAACGTCGTCGACAATATCAGCCTGGTGCTCGGCGGCTTCGATCCCGCGACCAAGAAGTATGTCGGCAATGAAGCCGTGCTGAAGTCGCAGATCGCGCAGGTCGAGGCCGACAAGAAGATGCCGGCCAAGGACAAGAAGGAAGCGCTCGACGAGCTCAACGAGGCCTTGAAGTCGCCCGCGCCCGCGGTCGAGAACAAGGGCAACATCGACCTCGTCGGCAAGTACTACGACAAGCTGATCGCAGCGCTCGGCGACGACCAGAACTGAGCGCGCTGTCGAGGCCTCGCTGTCGAGAATCGGTCGTCGCGCGCCACGTGCTCTGCTGTCATTCCCCGCGAAAGCGGGAAATCCAGTAACCCGCGGCCGTCGTTGCAAGAGCGAGCTCTGCAGCGAATGCCTCTGGAATGCCGGATCACCAGCCTTCGCGGGCGATGACGAGAGTCGCGCGTGTGGCGGAGCAAGACACGGCGCGTTCTGCACGCTCGCAACGACAAAGCAAAAAGCCCCGGAGACATCTCCGGGGCCTTCGTCGTTTCCGGCTTCGCCAAAGCGGTGCGTTTCACGTTCTCGTCCGCATCCGCATCATAAGGCTGTCGAAGCCCAGCTCCGTGACCTGTATCAGTGCTGCGCTACGAACGCAGCTTCCATGGCCTTGCGGGTCCTGACCGTCTCGTCATTGGCGTCGAATTCGACGTCGCTCCAGCGCACGATCTCGCCATGCGCGACGTCGTGCTTCAGCTTCACCCCATGCGCCAGCCCGATTGGCAGCGCGCCTGCCCTCAGGCTCGCAGCCGCCGGCATAAGCTTGCCCCACACCGTGTAGCCACCTTCGCCGTCCAGCATCTCGCCGGCGCGCAAATTGCGTTTCGCGACGGAAGCGACATCGCCGCGGAAACCTTTCGCCTGTCCGGTCGGTTCGCCCCGCAACGCCGCCGACAGGATCGAGATGTTCAGCTCCAGCCCGATCAGATGATAGGGCTTGTACATCGCAGCATACCGTCCGCTCGCGTCAGTCTTCAGGCCGTATTGCCTGAAGCAGTCGGCGGCGTAATCGTTCGGCGCTTCCAGCACGACATAGACGCCCCAGCGCAAGTCACGAAACACTGGCCGGCCGTCGCGCTCGAGCGAGGAGACGACTTCCACCACGCCCGAGCGCTCCAGCACGCCGCCCTTGTCGCTGGGACGCATGATGTGCGGCAGATCGTCGACGCCGCAGGGCGGAAACAACAGCCCGTCCGTCGGCACGTCGAGGGTGCAGGCATTGGCGATCGCCGCCATCTCGATCGCCGACTTGGTGCCGTCGAGGAAGGAATTGAACATCTGCGGATTCATGCCGGCGGACTGCGCTTCGCCCGCGGTGAGGCCGTAATGCTGCCAGACGCCATCGGGCGTCACGTCGTGATAGGCCGGCAGATATTTCGTGCCCTTGCCGGCCGCGACCACGCGAAAACCGGTGGCGCGCGCCCAGTCGACCATCTCGGCCGTCAGCGCCGGCTGGTCGCCATAGGCAAGCGAATAGACGATTCCGGCCTTGCGTGCCTCCTGCGCGAGCAGGGGACCCGCCAGCACGTCGGCCTCGACATTGACCATCACGATGTGCTTGCCGGCCGCAATCGCCGCGCGCGCGTGGCGAATACCGACGGCGGGATTGCCGGTCGCCTCGACCACGACGTCGATCGGGCCATTGATGGCGCGCACGCCGTCTTCGGTGAAGCTGGTCGCTGCGATGCGCTCCGCATCCCAGCCGATGGCGCGGCAGGCCGCGCGCGCGCGGTCGCGATCGAGATCGACGATGACGGGCACCTCCAGCCCCGGCACATGCGGCACTTGCGACAGGAACATCGAGCCGAACTTGCCGGCGCCGATCAGCGCCACGCGCACCGGCTTGCCGGCGGCGGCGCGGGCCTGCAGGAGGGAGAAAAGGTTCATGTTACATCCGATGGGTATCGTGTCCCGGACGCGGTGCGGCGTGTAACGCTGCACCGCAGAGCCGGGACCCAGGAGGAAGGATTCCGTGCGGCATGGGCCCCGGCTCTGCGACGCACCGTTTCGCGCTGCGTCGCGTCCCGGGGCACGAGAGCTGTTTACTCCGCCGCCTGCCGCGGCGCGCGTGCCAGCCGCAGCAGCGCGTCGTCGTCGACCGTCTTGATGGGCGTAAAGTCGCGGTGCGCGATGTACTCCGGACGCGTCGGGGTTCGGATGTAGTTCGAGACCGCGTTCAGCGTCAGGTACACGATCTTGCGCGGGTAGGGCGTGATGTTGCCGCTGGAGCCGTGCACGAGATTGCCGTGGAACATCAGCATGCCGCCCGCCTTGCCGATCGGCGCGACGATGCCGCCCTGCTTGACCAATCGCGTCACCGTCTCCTCGTCCAGCGTCCACAGCGGATAGGAGGTGGTCGCAAGATCGTGCGAGGCCTCCAAGTCGCCGGCATTCTGGCTGCGCGGCACCAGCATCAGGGGACCGTTGATCGGCATCACCTCGTCGAGGAAGATCGCGATGTTCATCGCGCGCGGCTCGGGCATGCCGTCGTCGCGCTTCCAGGTGCCGTAGTCCTGGTGCCATTGCCAGACATCGCCGGTGAAGGCCGATTTCGCGTTGATCTTGAACTGGTGCATGTACACCGGCTCGCCGAACACCTGCTCGACCGGCTCGATCATGCGCGGATGCCTGCCCAGCACACCGAAGCCTTCGTTGTAGAGATGCGCGGCAAAGGCGGTGCGCGGCGCGCCGCTCTTCTCGCGCCAGACCTCGGGTCGGTTGGCGTCGTAGATGCCGATCGCCTCGCGCGCAAGGAAATCGACCTCCTCCTGGCTGAAAAGCTCGGGGAGGAACAGCCAGCCCTCGCGATGGAAGAACTCCAATTGTGCTTCGGACAGTTTCATGGGTCGTCCTCCTGTTGTTTGTTTTTGTCATTCCGGGGCGCGACGAAGTCGCGAGCTATGATGCGCAATTGCGCATCTGAGAACCCATTTATCCGCAGTCGCTGTGGCTCGATGGATTCCGGGATCGATGCTTCGCATCGCCGCGGAATGACGGCGTATGTTGTTACGCTGCCTCTTCCATCGCCCTCAGTCTCTCCTCGGTCAGTCGCCCTGCCGTCTGCGCATGCGCCAGCGCGGCGCGTTCGGCCGCTTTGGCTTCACCCGCAAGAATGTGTCCGGCAATCGTCGCATGTTCGGCCCAGGCGCGGTCGCGATAGTCGAGCTCGGACAGCACGGTCGCCATCGAGCGGCGCATATGCGGCCATTGCGGCGCGATCGTCTCCTCGATCACGGGATTGCCGGCGAGGTGATAGACCGCGCGGTGAAACTCGACGTCGAGGGCGATCAGCTCGTTCAACGGCGTCTTGCGATTGATGGCGCGGCCGGCCCGCAGCGCGGCCGCAAGCCGCTCGCGTCCCGCGGCATCGCTCGCGATCCGTTCGGCGGCAAGCCGCGCCGCGAGCGCATCGATTGCGCTGCGCACCTCGTAGAGCTGGCGGATGCGTGCGGGGTCGAGCTGGGTCACTTCGAATCCGCGCCGGCCGCTCTCGGCAACCAGTCCCTGCCGATGCAACAGATGCAGCGCATGCGACACCGGCTGGCGTGACACGCCGAGCCTGTCGGCGAGCTCGTTCTGCCGGATGCGCTGGCCCGGCTGCAGGGTGCGATCCGTGATCGCCTCAAGGAGGCGCGCATAGACCTGGTCGATCAGATTGGGCAGCGGGTCGAGCGGGATCACGCCGGCTCCTTTCGGAATACAGAATTCCGTATGCGAAAGCTACTGCGGGAGGGCGGGGGCGTCAAGCGAA
This genomic interval from Bradyrhizobium sp. CB82 contains the following:
- a CDS encoding Gfo/Idh/MocA family oxidoreductase, with protein sequence MNLFSLLQARAAAGKPVRVALIGAGKFGSMFLSQVPHVPGLEVPVIVDLDRDRARAACRAIGWDAERIAATSFTEDGVRAINGPIDVVVEATGNPAVGIRHARAAIAAGKHIVMVNVEADVLAGPLLAQEARKAGIVYSLAYGDQPALTAEMVDWARATGFRVVAAGKGTKYLPAYHDVTPDGVWQHYGLTAGEAQSAGMNPQMFNSFLDGTKSAIEMAAIANACTLDVPTDGLLFPPCGVDDLPHIMRPSDKGGVLERSGVVEVVSSLERDGRPVFRDLRWGVYVVLEAPNDYAADCFRQYGLKTDASGRYAAMYKPYHLIGLELNISILSAALRGEPTGQAKGFRGDVASVAKRNLRAGEMLDGEGGYTVWGKLMPAAASLRAGALPIGLAHGVKLKHDVAHGEIVRWSDVEFDANDETVRTRKAMEAAFVAQH
- a CDS encoding phytanoyl-CoA dioxygenase family protein, whose amino-acid sequence is MKLSEAQLEFFHREGWLFLPELFSQEEVDFLAREAIGIYDANRPEVWREKSGAPRTAFAAHLYNEGFGVLGRHPRMIEPVEQVFGEPVYMHQFKINAKSAFTGDVWQWHQDYGTWKRDDGMPEPRAMNIAIFLDEVMPINGPLMLVPRSQNAGDLEASHDLATTSYPLWTLDEETVTRLVKQGGIVAPIGKAGGMLMFHGNLVHGSSGNITPYPRKIVYLTLNAVSNYIRTPTRPEYIAHRDFTPIKTVDDDALLRLARAPRQAAE
- a CDS encoding GntR family transcriptional regulator; this translates as MIPLDPLPNLIDQVYARLLEAITDRTLQPGQRIRQNELADRLGVSRQPVSHALHLLHRQGLVAESGRRGFEVTQLDPARIRQLYEVRSAIDALAARLAAERIASDAAGRERLAAALRAGRAINRKTPLNELIALDVEFHRAVYHLAGNPVIEETIAPQWPHMRRSMATVLSELDYRDRAWAEHATIAGHILAGEAKAAERAALAHAQTAGRLTEERLRAMEEAA